The segment CCTTCCCAATTCCCTTTGTTTCGATGATTTCTTCAATAGAAGCATCTTTTAAAAGGCGCAGTCCTTCAAAATTCACTAGGAGCTTATTGGCCAGCTGCAGGACAGATTCGTCCTTTGAACCAGTACGTAGCAGGATGGCCAGCAACTCATGGTTGGACAGGCTTTTCGGTCCATCCTGTATCATTCGCTCTCTTGGCCGTTGATCTTCGGGATAATCTTTAATCATCAGTGCGGTGGATGTGGTGGATTCCAATTTTCTTCCTCCCCTTTTAGTGGATGGAGGGTCATGCCACGACCGTTCTATTAGGCTCTTTTCTCAAAGATTGTTACTATTTTCTTGTAAAAAGTCGGCAATTGGACTTTTTACTAATTACGTACTCTAAAAGGTGCAAGCTTGTTATTACGTACAGCAGGGAAAAGAGCACGACAATAAGGAAAATAACGATTGATATATCCATACGAAACAGCAACTAAGTTTACGAAAAGAGCCTTCTATTGAAAACTTTTCAATTCACGAATCGTTCTTGAAAGCGGAAGCCCCACAATCGAAAAGTAGTCTCCTTTGATCTCTTTTACAAAAAGCGCACCGACTTCCTGAATCCCGTAAGAACCGGCTTTGTCCATCGGTTCTCCTGATTGGATGTAAAACTCGATATCCTCATCGGTCAGATCCCAAAATGTGACGGAGGTTTTTTCATAAAAGGTCACCTCTTTTTCTTCACTCAAGATGGCAACTCCACTTATGACATAGTGTGTATTGCCGCTCAGTGTTCGGAGGGTGGCTCTGGCCTCGTTTTCACTTTCCGGTTTGCCGAGAACCTTGTCACCAAGGACAACGATGGTATCGGATCCGATGATAACGGAGTCTCTATTTTTCATAAAGACATCTTGGGCTTTCTGATAAGCCAAGGTAGTCGCAATTTCTTCTGGTGTCAGGGATGGGTCGAAGGTTTCTTCGATGTTACTCACCTTCACGGTAAAAGGGAGGTGTACTTGTTGGAGAAGTTCCTTTCTTCTGGGGGATCCTGAGGCTAAAATAAGAGGTTTCATGTTTTATCACCTTTCGCAAATAGTAGTTGGTTGAGAGATACATGTTAATCCTATCACAAACATTATGGCAGGGCCAAATATCTTCCGATGAATTGGGAAAATTGTTTTTTTGACAGAAAAAAGGCCCCAAAATGGAATTTTGGGGCTGGCGTCTGTATGGTATCGTTAATAAGTTTGACGTTTCTTTTCGCTGCGGTCACTTGCTTTCCGCAGGCGGTCCGGGAGCCTCCCGCAGGAGTAAAGTGACTTCCGCTTCAATCCACTTATCTATTAATATAAGAATTTGGTTGCGTCTAATAGTTTTTGTTGGGCATCCCAGAGTGCTTCGGTGTTATTGGATGATTGATGGGACTGCAAGCTTTCATAGGCTCCGGAAAGTGTTGCCTTCCATTCTTTTATGCTCTCTGTTAATTCCGAATCATTAATGGCGGCTACTTTATCGAAGGAGGCTCCAAGGGTTTCAGAGGTTGCAGCATCCAAGGATCTGCCTTGTAATAAAAGTGCGGTAGCAACCGTAAGCTGCTTGTACAATACCTGACCTTCTTGAAGCAAAAGTGCATCCTGGTCTGTGAGGGAATTTACCGTTTTTTCCGAAAGACTGATTTCTTTTGCATAAGGTTCAAACCCTTTTTCTTGTGCCGCCCCTGCCATTTGCTTCATCCCTTCCACATTTTGCCCGACAGCCATAAAGACATATGTGGGATCAGAACCTAGGGCGGTTGCTGGAAAACCGGCAGCCTTCAGACGCTCCATTTCTGCATTGGCTCCCTCCGCCGTGGTAAAGGCACCTGCTTGAAGGACAGAAATAGTTTGAGCAGGAATGGTGGCGTTTCCTTCCCCACTGACTGCAGGGGTCTCAGGTGCATCATTCGTTTGATTCGTCACCGGTGCAGCGGCTGGCACTTCTGGATTAACTGGTGTTCCGGACATATTCATGACTGCAAGAATCAGAAAACCTAAACAAGTTCCAATACCGATAGCCATACCAATGGATAATAGAAGCTGCTTTGAGAAGGATGGAGGAGCAAGCTTTTTCTTTTTACCAAAAGGGGTCGGACGCACCTTTGTTCCTTTGTCTTTGTTCATCTGACGGAGATCTTCAATATATGAAGTGTTATCTTGTGAGTCTTTTGACTTTTTAGACTCCTTTGAGTTTTTTGGTGGCTCTTTCGGTAGCACCCATTCAAATTCTTCTTCCTTTTTTTCAGCAGCAGCTGCTGATTCGTCCACAATGATGATCGGCAATTCCTCTTCCGGGAAATCATCCTTGATCGGGACCTCTTTTTGCTGAGACGGCACTTTCTCTTTGTAATTCTTTTTCTTCTTTCCACTTCCGTACGGCTTTTCTTTTCCATTTATTTTTATTTTTACCTGGTGATTGTCCACTTTCCACACCTCCGTTTACGTTTGACAAATTTTGTCTTGGTTAGATTTGTTTTATCC is part of the Sutcliffiella sp. FSL R7-0096 genome and harbors:
- a CDS encoding Maf family protein; this encodes MKPLILASGSPRRKELLQQVHLPFTVKVSNIEETFDPSLTPEEIATTLAYQKAQDVFMKNRDSVIIGSDTIVVLGDKVLGKPESENEARATLRTLSGNTHYVISGVAILSEEKEVTFYEKTSVTFWDLTDEDIEFYIQSGEPMDKAGSYGIQEVGALFVKEIKGDYFSIVGLPLSRTIRELKSFQ